One Pochonia chlamydosporia 170 chromosome Unknown PCv3seq00018, whole genome shotgun sequence DNA segment encodes these proteins:
- a CDS encoding reverse transcriptase (similar to Metarhizium robertsii ARSEF 23 XP_011411747.1), whose translation MTMNGTSPTPIDRVPPCPLLSASNTEETFRNAFATNPTGLMKEVFLVCNAAYSMQGLIESLRASATTTIAEVEDLQTRLENTLITRSDGDATITRLMAENEAYLKIIQSRGISQRTPEHPDPEAFTGEDPSLLQNFLQQLDLKLEMNKDWWTSEHQRMGYVVSCLKGKAHDQVRYNIKNGVVLFDNVNAIKEVLQSAFGDIDAKATAQRKIFDMKQGHRPLTTFLPEWYAVAKLTGWDSAALIAHLRRGLHENITWRLSLTKGKDMPTELTQFMDLVRTCDNECRQVNANYFKKSTSNSPANQPAGLQPTSTPQLPTPNGGDPMDLTAIAWGPGDVASGRRPQNDAERAARKTYRTAHGLCHWCNSDKHRSLNCDTAPWNKGKA comes from the coding sequence ATGACCATGAACGGCACTTCACCGACGCCAATCGATCGAGTACCTCCCTGCCCCCTGCTTAGCGCTAGTAACACCGAGGAGACATTCCGAAATGCCTTTgcaaccaacccaaccgGTCTCATGAAGGAAGTCTTCCTCGTGTGCAACGCCGCCTATAGCATGCAAGGATTAATCGAGTCCCTACGCGCCTCGGCCACAACAACGATAGCAGAAGTAGAAGACCTCCAAACTCGCCTGGAAAATACGTTAATTACTAGGAGCGATGGAGACGCAACAATCACCCGCCTGATGGCAGAAAATGAAGCATACCTAAAAATCATCCAATCAAGAGGGATTTCACAACGCACACCCGAACACCCCGATCCTGAAGCCTTCACTGGCGAAGACCCATCTCTCCTGCAGAACTTCCTCCAACAACTCGACTTAAAGCTCGAAATGAACAAGGATTGGTGGACTTCAGAGCATCAACGTATGGGATACGTAGTTTCATGCCTCAAAGGTAAAGCTCATGACCAAGTCCGCTACAACATTAAAAATGGGGTAGTTCTCTTTGATAACGTCAACGCCATAAAAGAAGTGCTTCAATCAGCCTTTGGGGACATTGATGCCAAAGCCACGGCCCAACGCAAGATTTTCGACATGAAACAAGGCCATAGACCTCTCACGACGTTCCTCCCTGAATGGTACGCCGTCGCCAAGCTCACCGGGTGGGATAGCGCGGCCCTCATTGCCCATCTCCGACGGGGCCTTCACGAAAACATTACCTGGAGACTCTCCCTCACCAAGGGTAAAGACATGCCCACTGAACTCACTCAATTTATGGATCTCGTCCGCACCTGTGATAACGAATGTCGTCAAGTCAATGCCAATTACTTCAAGAAGAGTACGAGCAACTCCCCTGCTAACCAACCCGCGGGTTTGCAACCCACCAGCACACCGCAGTTACCAACCCCTAACGGCGGAGACCCCATGGATCTGACCGCCATCGCCTGGGGACCTGGAGATGTTGCCTCTGGCCGTAGACCGCAAAATGACGCAGAGAGAGCAGCACGCAAAACCTACCGCACTGCCCATGGGCTCTGTCATTGGTGCAACTCGGACAAACACCGCTCCCTCAATTGCGATACCGCACCATGGAATAAGGGAAAAGCGTAG